Proteins encoded in a region of the Roseateles sp. SL47 genome:
- a CDS encoding ZIP family metal transporter, whose translation MTLFYILLVTLAGGIASVGIAAMLTVGLLGRIVKHLVSLSTGVLLSTALLHVLPEAFETGADPHTLFLVLLGGLMFFFLLEKAELYRHTHHHEGDGHHHHHHFDREQAGRGGLSVLVGDSIHNFCDGIIIAAAFLADHHLGWVTAMAIIAHEIPQEVGDYIVLLNAGFSRRKALFFNAVSGLAAVAGGLLGYFIVGPWEAMFPYLLVAASSSFVYVSVADLIPQLQRRLPLKDTALQLLWLGVGIAFVLIVVGGKHSH comes from the coding sequence ATGACCCTCTTCTATATCCTGCTGGTCACCCTGGCCGGCGGCATCGCCTCCGTCGGCATTGCTGCCATGCTCACGGTGGGCTTGCTCGGCCGCATCGTCAAACATCTGGTGAGCCTGTCCACCGGGGTGCTGCTGTCCACCGCCCTCCTGCATGTGCTGCCGGAGGCATTCGAGACCGGCGCGGACCCCCACACCCTGTTCCTGGTGCTGCTGGGCGGGCTGATGTTCTTCTTCCTGCTGGAGAAGGCCGAGCTCTACCGCCACACCCATCACCATGAAGGGGACGGGCACCACCATCACCATCATTTCGACCGGGAGCAGGCCGGGCGGGGCGGGCTGTCGGTGCTGGTGGGCGACAGCATCCACAATTTCTGTGACGGCATCATCATTGCCGCCGCCTTCCTGGCCGACCACCACCTGGGCTGGGTGACCGCCATGGCCATCATTGCGCATGAGATTCCGCAGGAGGTGGGCGACTACATCGTGCTGCTGAACGCCGGTTTCTCGCGGCGCAAGGCGCTGTTCTTCAATGCGGTGTCGGGACTGGCCGCTGTCGCGGGCGGACTGCTGGGCTACTTCATCGTCGGCCCTTGGGAAGCCATGTTCCCCTACCTGCTGGTGGCGGCGTCCAGCAGCTTTGTTTATGTGTCGGTGGCCGACCTTATTCCTCAGCTGCAACGGCGGCTGCCGCTCAAGGACACCGCGCTACAATTGCTATGGCTGGGCGTGGGAATTGCCTTTGTGCTGATCGTGGTGGGCGGCAAGCACAGTCACTGA
- a CDS encoding dienelactone hydrolase family protein: MTTEDFDSLVPKRSFNRRDFVGTAVGSGFAAAVLPVSAQTITTDTEGLDAGPVTVPVGDFKLPAYAARPKGKTNAPVILVISEIFGVHEHIADVARRFAKLGYFAIAPELFVRQGDAKAVTDIARLMADIISKVPDEQVLRDLDATVAWAKAQGGNTGHLGITGFCWGGRITWLYAAHNPSVKAGVAWYGRLQGASTPLTPKHPIDRVGQLKAPVLGLYGGQDGGIPMASVAAMQEALQQGSAAAKASEFVVYKDVGHAFHADYRPSYRAEAAKDGWGRCLAWFKQHGV; the protein is encoded by the coding sequence ATGACGACCGAAGACTTCGACAGCCTGGTGCCCAAGCGTTCATTCAATCGGCGCGATTTTGTCGGCACCGCCGTGGGCAGCGGCTTTGCCGCCGCCGTGCTGCCCGTGAGCGCACAAACCATCACCACCGACACCGAGGGCCTGGACGCCGGCCCGGTGACCGTGCCGGTGGGCGACTTCAAGTTGCCAGCCTATGCCGCTCGGCCCAAAGGCAAGACAAACGCGCCGGTGATTCTGGTGATCAGCGAGATCTTTGGTGTGCATGAGCACATTGCGGATGTCGCCCGACGTTTTGCCAAGCTGGGCTACTTCGCCATTGCGCCGGAGCTGTTTGTGCGGCAAGGGGACGCCAAGGCCGTGACCGACATCGCCCGGCTGATGGCCGACATCATCAGCAAGGTCCCGGATGAACAGGTGCTGCGCGATCTGGACGCCACCGTCGCCTGGGCCAAGGCCCAGGGGGGGAATACCGGCCACCTGGGCATCACCGGCTTCTGCTGGGGCGGTCGCATCACCTGGCTGTATGCCGCGCACAACCCTTCGGTGAAGGCCGGGGTGGCCTGGTATGGACGTCTGCAAGGGGCCTCCACGCCGCTGACCCCCAAACATCCGATCGATCGGGTGGGACAGCTCAAGGCACCGGTGTTGGGGCTGTACGGTGGCCAGGATGGCGGCATTCCCATGGCCAGCGTCGCAGCGATGCAGGAAGCGCTGCAGCAGGGCAGCGCGGCGGCCAAGGCCAGTGAATTCGTGGTCTACAAAGACGTCGGCCACGCGTTCCATGCCGACTATCGGCCCAGCTATCGCGCCGAGGCAGCGAAGGATGGCTGGGGCCGCTGCCTGGCCTGGTTCAAACAGCACGGGGTCTGA
- a CDS encoding Ppx/GppA phosphatase family protein — MNQAQVPPILAAIDMGSNSFRLEIAHLQHGQYRRQDYLKETVRLGAGLDAQSMLTEEAAERGLACLRRFALRLEGVPSRQVRAVATQTLREARNRNAFLARAQEVLGHPIEVISGREEARLIYAGVCRLQASEDPRLVIDIGGRSTEMILGRGTQPLRAESFQVGSVSLSMRFFPEGLFTAEAFRAAQVAAGAELEEALTEFARHTAQPRWRAALGSSGTVGAVAQILAANQVSDGTITLDGLRWCIQQCLAAGHVDQLKLPGLKDDRRAVVAGGLCILYTLLTHFDIDRLTPAKGALRQGVVFDLAARLDPSLLGTGRDMREQSVAELQRRFAIDRTQATRVQDVALKVHQALLPKTDEEQRRELGWAAALHEIGMMVSHHDFHRHSAYLLSHVDAPGFSQNQLRRLGDLALGQRGGLRKLDDQLRDESLMWQLLALRLAAIKCHARGQVDASAMHISRQGLQVTIRMAKGWADAHPRAHYLLREEQEAWAKLGRVQLVLE; from the coding sequence ATGAATCAAGCGCAAGTCCCCCCCATCCTGGCCGCCATCGACATGGGTTCCAACAGCTTCCGGTTGGAGATCGCCCATCTGCAGCATGGCCAGTACCGGCGCCAGGACTATCTCAAGGAAACCGTGCGTCTCGGAGCGGGCCTGGACGCGCAGAGCATGCTGACCGAAGAGGCCGCCGAACGCGGGCTGGCCTGCCTGCGCCGTTTCGCGTTGCGGCTGGAAGGTGTGCCTTCGCGCCAGGTGCGCGCCGTGGCCACCCAGACGCTGCGCGAAGCCCGCAACCGCAATGCCTTCCTGGCGCGTGCCCAAGAGGTACTGGGCCATCCCATCGAAGTGATTTCCGGCCGTGAGGAAGCCCGGTTGATCTATGCCGGCGTGTGCCGGTTGCAGGCCTCGGAAGACCCGCGGCTGGTGATCGACATCGGCGGCCGTTCCACCGAAATGATCCTGGGGCGCGGCACCCAGCCTCTGCGCGCGGAATCGTTCCAGGTGGGCAGTGTCAGCCTGTCGATGCGCTTCTTCCCGGAGGGGCTGTTCACCGCTGAGGCCTTCCGGGCCGCCCAGGTGGCCGCCGGGGCCGAGCTGGAGGAAGCATTGACCGAATTCGCCCGCCACACGGCGCAACCTCGCTGGCGTGCGGCGCTGGGCTCGTCCGGTACCGTGGGGGCCGTGGCGCAGATTCTGGCGGCGAATCAGGTGTCGGACGGCACCATCACGCTGGACGGCCTGCGCTGGTGCATCCAGCAATGCCTGGCCGCCGGGCATGTGGACCAGTTGAAGCTGCCGGGCCTGAAGGACGACCGGCGGGCGGTGGTGGCGGGAGGGCTTTGTATCCTCTACACCCTGCTGACGCATTTTGATATTGACCGCCTGACACCGGCCAAGGGCGCCCTGCGCCAGGGCGTGGTGTTTGATCTGGCCGCACGGCTGGACCCGTCGCTGCTGGGCACGGGCCGCGACATGCGGGAGCAATCGGTGGCCGAGTTGCAGCGCCGGTTTGCCATTGACCGGACACAGGCCACCCGGGTGCAGGATGTGGCGCTCAAGGTCCATCAGGCGTTGCTGCCCAAAACGGATGAGGAGCAGCGGCGGGAGCTGGGGTGGGCAGCAGCCCTGCATGAGATTGGCATGATGGTGTCGCACCACGATTTCCACCGGCACAGCGCCTATCTGCTGTCGCATGTGGATGCGCCGGGGTTCTCGCAGAACCAGCTGCGTCGGCTGGGTGACCTGGCGCTGGGGCAACGCGGCGGGCTGCGCAAGCTGGACGACCAGCTGCGCGATGAAAGCCTGATGTGGCAATTGCTGGCCTTGCGGCTGGCGGCCATCAAGTGCCATGCGCGCGGGCAGGTGGATGCCTCGGCGATGCACATCAGCCGCCAGGGGCTGCAGGTGACGATCCGTATGGCCAAGGGCTGGGCGGATGCCCATCCCCGCGCGCATTACCTGCTGCGCGAAGAACAGGAAGCCTGGGCCAAGCTGGGACGGGTGCAGTTGGTGTTGGAGTAG
- a CDS encoding IS1380 family transposase, with the protein MPKCTDATVEFGRVGRRVVQAAFDGGDIVSDGGVLLLKRVDERLGLTRAAALALGDGRRLASVQHDLRSLLAQRIYGLCLGWSDVCDHNVLRSDLLMQTAVGRAEPLASAPTLSRLETAATAEHAAVLHDVLMQQFIASHAKAPKELVLDVDATHVPLHGQQERGHFHAYYDNYCYLPLYVFAGQDLLACVLRPSDRDPASVVSALIKRLLVPLRRAWPKTKIIVRADSGFCRPRVLQRLERWRVSYIIGLQKNSRLNDQVALAELALAEQFSARRSKQRMFGEFQYAAHTWDKERRVIARLEHGEQGVNPRFIVTDLPGSPKALYERRYCARGEAENRIKEAQLDLFGRRASCHRFRANQLRLLLAALAYTLMINLRRLALQGTELAQACTATIRTRLLKIGAAVLRNTRRVRVLLASAHPMKHVFLAAAGALSP; encoded by the coding sequence ATGCCAAAGTGTACCGATGCGACCGTTGAATTCGGACGGGTTGGAAGGCGTGTAGTCCAGGCCGCCTTCGATGGTGGTGACATCGTCAGTGACGGCGGCGTGCTGTTGCTCAAGCGGGTCGATGAGCGCCTTGGTCTGACCCGCGCGGCTGCCCTGGCGCTGGGCGACGGGCGTCGCCTCGCCAGTGTCCAGCACGACCTGCGCAGCCTGCTGGCGCAGCGCATCTACGGTCTGTGTCTGGGCTGGTCGGACGTGTGCGACCACAACGTGTTGCGCAGCGATCTGTTGATGCAAACGGCCGTGGGTCGTGCCGAGCCGCTGGCCAGCGCGCCCACGCTCAGCCGCCTGGAGACGGCGGCCACGGCCGAACATGCGGCGGTGCTGCACGACGTGCTGATGCAGCAGTTCATCGCCAGCCACGCCAAGGCGCCCAAGGAGCTGGTGCTCGATGTCGATGCCACCCATGTGCCGCTGCACGGCCAGCAAGAGCGCGGCCACTTCCACGCCTACTACGACAACTACTGCTACTTGCCGCTGTACGTCTTCGCCGGGCAGGACCTGCTGGCCTGCGTGCTGCGCCCCAGCGACCGGGACCCGGCCAGCGTTGTCAGTGCGCTGATCAAGCGCTTGCTGGTGCCGCTGCGCCGCGCGTGGCCGAAGACCAAGATCATCGTGCGGGCGGACTCGGGGTTTTGCCGCCCGCGCGTGCTGCAGCGCCTGGAGCGCTGGCGCGTGAGCTACATCATCGGGCTGCAGAAGAACTCGCGTCTGAACGATCAGGTAGCACTGGCAGAACTGGCGCTGGCCGAGCAGTTCTCTGCCAGGCGCAGCAAGCAACGGATGTTCGGCGAGTTCCAGTACGCGGCCCACACCTGGGACAAGGAGCGTCGCGTCATCGCGCGGCTGGAGCATGGCGAGCAAGGTGTCAACCCACGCTTCATCGTCACCGACCTGCCGGGATCGCCCAAGGCTCTGTACGAGCGCCGGTACTGCGCCCGTGGCGAAGCCGAGAACCGCATCAAGGAAGCGCAACTCGATCTGTTTGGCCGGCGTGCGAGTTGCCACCGCTTCCGGGCCAACCAGCTGCGGCTGCTGCTGGCGGCGCTGGCGTACACCTTGATGATCAACCTGCGCCGACTGGCGCTGCAAGGCACCGAGCTGGCCCAGGCCTGCACCGCCACCATCCGCACCAGGCTGCTGAAGATTGGCGCGGCCGTGCTGCGCAACACCCGCCGCGTGCGGGTCCTGCTGGCATCGGCTCACCCGATGAAGCATGTCTTCCTGGCCGCTGCTGGCGCCCTCAGCCCCTAG
- the ppk1 gene encoding polyphosphate kinase 1, with amino-acid sequence MTLPAVPLLNREQAILEFNRRVLAQAQRSDVPLLERLRYICIVSSNLDEFFEVRFADMLDAQRDGSGLVTARDVERVARAAHELIDQQYGIFNDQVMPALRERDIQILNHADRNDEQRAWVARFFEREVRPLLVPVGLDPAHPFPQVANKSLHFVARLSGKDALGRDTRIAIVKVPRVLPRVIKLPAQISGGKQSFVLLTSVIRAHLDELFPGRQVEAFSQFRVTRDSDLEVDEEEIANLRHALRSGLTTRHFGRAVRLEVVNTCPEELSRFLLEQFVLPEAALYRVNGPVNLVRLNELIDQTDAETLRFQPYEPSWPTRRLPRGKSILDKLRSKGDILLHHPFESFDPVVQMLREAVEDPDVLAIKQTIYRTGSQSVLADLLIEAARRGKEVLAVVELKARFDEEANINWAERLEAVGAQVVYGIVGLKTHAKLMLITRREGGRLRRYGHLSTGNYNPKTARFYTDLGYLTADADLTADMDLVFRQLASLSKFKAPRKLLLAPFNLHRTMCETLAQVEAAARRGEPARVVLKINALTDAELIQALVNAGQAGARIDLIVRGACMLPPGLPGQTDNILVRSVVGRFLEHSRIFYFRWGKTEAEESLYLSSADWMSRNMLRRIEVAWPVLDPKLRQRVIDEGLVPYLHDTRDAWQLRSDGTSQRVNGNGGTSAQQALMRLFHADEE; translated from the coding sequence ATGACCTTGCCTGCCGTTCCCTTGCTCAACCGCGAACAAGCCATCCTCGAGTTCAACCGACGCGTCCTGGCCCAGGCCCAGCGCAGTGATGTTCCCCTGCTGGAACGGTTGCGCTATATCTGCATCGTCTCTTCCAACCTCGACGAGTTTTTCGAGGTCCGTTTTGCCGACATGCTGGATGCGCAGCGTGACGGCAGCGGGCTGGTGACGGCCCGCGATGTGGAGCGGGTAGCGCGGGCGGCGCATGAGCTGATCGACCAGCAATACGGCATCTTCAACGACCAGGTCATGCCCGCGCTGCGAGAGCGTGACATCCAGATCCTCAACCATGCGGACCGCAATGATGAGCAGCGGGCGTGGGTGGCCCGGTTCTTTGAGCGCGAAGTGCGGCCGCTGCTGGTGCCGGTGGGCCTGGACCCGGCGCATCCATTTCCGCAGGTGGCCAACAAGTCGCTGCATTTCGTGGCGCGACTCTCCGGCAAGGACGCCCTGGGCCGGGACACCCGCATCGCCATTGTCAAGGTGCCGCGGGTGTTGCCGCGTGTCATCAAGCTGCCGGCGCAGATCAGCGGTGGCAAGCAGAGCTTTGTGCTGCTCACCAGCGTCATTCGCGCCCATCTCGACGAATTGTTTCCCGGCCGGCAGGTTGAAGCCTTCTCGCAGTTCCGCGTGACGCGGGACTCCGACCTGGAGGTGGATGAAGAAGAGATTGCCAACCTGCGCCATGCGTTGCGGTCGGGGCTGACCACCCGGCATTTTGGGCGGGCGGTGCGGCTGGAGGTGGTGAACACCTGCCCGGAAGAGCTGTCGCGTTTTCTGCTGGAGCAGTTTGTATTGCCGGAGGCGGCGCTTTACCGCGTGAATGGGCCGGTCAATCTGGTGCGGCTCAATGAGCTGATTGACCAGACGGATGCGGAGACGCTGCGCTTCCAGCCCTACGAACCCAGCTGGCCGACGCGTCGTCTGCCGCGGGGCAAATCCATCCTGGACAAACTGCGCAGCAAGGGTGACATCCTGCTGCATCATCCGTTCGAGAGCTTTGATCCGGTGGTGCAGATGTTGCGTGAGGCGGTTGAAGACCCTGACGTGCTGGCCATCAAGCAGACCATCTACCGCACGGGCAGCCAGTCGGTGCTGGCGGACCTGCTGATTGAAGCGGCGCGGCGAGGCAAGGAAGTGCTGGCCGTGGTGGAGTTGAAGGCTCGCTTTGACGAAGAGGCCAACATCAACTGGGCGGAGCGGCTGGAAGCGGTGGGTGCGCAGGTGGTGTATGGGATTGTCGGGCTCAAGACGCATGCGAAGCTGATGCTGATCACGCGACGGGAGGGTGGGCGCCTGAGGCGCTACGGGCATCTATCCACTGGCAACTACAACCCGAAGACGGCGCGGTTCTATACGGACCTGGGTTACCTCACGGCGGACGCGGACCTCACGGCGGACATGGATCTGGTCTTCCGACAGTTGGCGTCGCTGTCCAAATTCAAGGCGCCGCGCAAGCTGCTGCTGGCGCCGTTCAATCTGCATCGCACCATGTGTGAGACGCTGGCGCAGGTGGAGGCGGCGGCGCGGCGGGGGGAGCCGGCGCGGGTGGTGTTGAAGATCAATGCGCTGACGGATGCCGAGCTGATCCAGGCGCTGGTCAATGCGGGCCAGGCGGGTGCGCGCATTGACCTCATCGTGCGTGGTGCCTGCATGCTGCCGCCGGGCTTGCCTGGACAAACCGACAACATCCTGGTGCGGTCGGTCGTGGGGCGCTTCCTGGAGCACTCGCGCATCTTTTACTTCCGCTGGGGCAAGACCGAAGCGGAGGAATCGCTGTATCTCTCCAGTGCGGACTGGATGAGCCGCAACATGCTGCGCCGCATCGAAGTGGCCTGGCCGGTGCTTGACCCCAAGCTGCGCCAACGCGTCATCGATGAGGGTTTGGTGCCCTACCTGCACGACACCCGAGACGCCTGGCAGCTCCGTTCCGACGGCACCTCGCAACGGGTCAACGGCAACGGCGGCACCAGCGCCCAGCAAGCCCTCATGCGCCTCTTTCACGCCGACGAGGAATAG
- a CDS encoding UDP-2,3-diacylglucosamine diphosphatase, with the protein MLTDTLLAAAVSTELPTAEAEEGGSIRVRTVWISDLHLGTPGCQARALLEFLREVECEQLFLVGDIVDGWQLRRSWYWPQAHNDVVQKLLRKARKGCRVIYVPGNHDEFARKYLNHSFGGIEVAHEWIHETADGRKLWVTHGDLFDGVIQCAKWLAHVGDTAYEFTLKLNRHLNSLRARLGLPYWSLSKYLKLKVKRAVSYLNDFEEALAKEARRRGVQGVVCGHIHHAELRDIDGILYANDGDWVESLTALVEHPDGHLEILDWSERQRARADAAVQAVEALRTPA; encoded by the coding sequence ATGCTGACCGACACGCTTTTGGCCGCCGCTGTGTCCACCGAACTGCCCACTGCGGAGGCGGAGGAGGGCGGCTCCATCCGCGTACGGACGGTGTGGATTTCCGACCTGCATCTGGGCACTCCCGGCTGCCAGGCGCGGGCGCTGCTGGAGTTCCTGCGGGAGGTGGAGTGTGAACAGCTCTTCCTGGTGGGGGACATCGTGGACGGCTGGCAACTGCGGCGCAGCTGGTACTGGCCGCAGGCGCACAACGACGTGGTGCAGAAACTGCTGCGCAAGGCCCGCAAGGGGTGCCGGGTGATCTATGTGCCGGGCAACCATGATGAATTTGCCCGCAAGTATCTGAATCACAGCTTTGGCGGCATTGAGGTCGCGCATGAGTGGATTCATGAAACGGCGGATGGCCGCAAGCTGTGGGTGACCCATGGCGATCTGTTTGATGGGGTGATTCAGTGCGCCAAATGGTTGGCGCATGTCGGGGACACCGCATATGAATTCACACTCAAGCTCAACCGCCATCTCAATTCACTTCGTGCGCGGCTGGGGCTTCCTTATTGGAGCCTGAGCAAATACCTCAAGCTCAAGGTCAAGCGGGCGGTGTCCTACCTGAACGACTTTGAGGAAGCGCTGGCCAAGGAAGCTCGCAGGCGTGGTGTGCAGGGTGTTGTGTGTGGCCACATCCACCATGCCGAGCTGCGGGACATTGACGGCATCCTCTACGCCAATGATGGGGACTGGGTGGAGAGCCTCACCGCGTTGGTGGAGCATCCGGATGGCCACCTGGAGATCCTGGACTGGAGCGAACGCCAGCGTGCGCGTGCGGACGCCGCTGTGCAGGCGGTTGAAGCTTTGCGTACGCCGGCCTGA